In Estrella lausannensis, one DNA window encodes the following:
- a CDS encoding hybrid sensor histidine kinase/response regulator yields MDKKEAEFQAALLSTFKIEAEEHLKAISDGLLELERNPHEGEAKACVESIFREAHSLKGAARSVNFSSVQSLCQSMENVLAAWKQSRIAATQEFFDTLHKTLDLIGKLVKLPQGSGGEAEDLVDLLQRLDQLIMVKKEMAAAIRQERKEGISPHNEPEPVKETAPLRQVKEPSAVTSGEMEQEAVRKAQAEEAFVKNHNGATIRVSLEKLDSLFQQVEEMLMVKLTFKQQLGNLKNVDQAFRAWEKKWGKAQHGIFSLRKSAEDSVFVKDHQHSSLAGTIEYIDWTHDFISSLKDNLNALIKETSQYQQVATSSVDSLLDEARKMLMQPISTVLDSFPRMIRDISLSQGKTVRFETAGADIEVDRRILEEMKDPLIHLIRNSIDHGIELPAVRESAGKKASGTIFVRATETGGNSMELVITDDGQGIDIAKVKESAIRQGVLTEEEAVTLIDQECLKLIFGSGVSTAPIITDLSGRGVGLGIVADKVDKLGGQLFVETKKNEGTTFRIVLPLTLATFRGVHFKLGEASFIVPSHNVKQVIRINPKDLKTVENRQIISYEGKAIAVISLAALLGLETKRSSTGHRMLNAIIVKAMDKMIAFTVDEIVSEQDVLVKGLGKNLKRVRNVMAVSLTDSGQVIPILNPQDLIKSSTSATHEIGVEAKDQRESARTILIAEDSITSRMLLKNILESAGYVVKVAVDGLEALSAFKIQDVDLIISDVEMPRMDGFTLTTKVRSLEKGRQIPIILCTSLDSPKDREHGMEVGASAYLEKSQFTQGNLLDIIRNLI; encoded by the coding sequence ATGGATAAAAAGGAAGCTGAGTTTCAGGCGGCCCTTCTTTCGACTTTTAAAATCGAGGCTGAAGAGCATCTCAAAGCAATATCCGACGGTTTGCTGGAGTTGGAAAGAAACCCGCATGAAGGAGAGGCGAAGGCGTGTGTGGAATCAATTTTTAGGGAAGCGCATAGCCTGAAAGGGGCCGCCCGCTCCGTGAACTTCTCAAGTGTGCAGAGCCTTTGCCAGTCCATGGAGAATGTATTAGCGGCCTGGAAACAGTCTAGGATCGCGGCCACCCAGGAGTTTTTCGACACCCTTCACAAGACTTTGGATCTGATCGGAAAGCTTGTCAAGCTGCCGCAGGGAAGCGGAGGCGAGGCGGAGGACCTTGTCGACTTGCTGCAGCGGCTCGATCAGCTGATCATGGTAAAAAAGGAGATGGCGGCAGCGATCAGACAAGAGCGGAAAGAGGGCATCTCACCTCATAATGAGCCGGAACCTGTCAAAGAGACGGCGCCATTGCGGCAAGTTAAAGAGCCTAGTGCTGTTACCTCAGGCGAGATGGAACAAGAGGCGGTAAGAAAAGCTCAGGCAGAGGAGGCTTTTGTCAAAAATCATAACGGAGCGACAATCCGTGTCTCGTTGGAAAAATTGGATTCCCTTTTTCAACAGGTGGAGGAAATGTTGATGGTCAAGCTGACGTTTAAGCAGCAGCTTGGAAATTTGAAAAATGTAGATCAAGCATTCAGAGCCTGGGAGAAGAAGTGGGGTAAAGCCCAGCATGGAATTTTTTCACTGCGCAAGAGTGCAGAAGACAGCGTTTTTGTAAAAGATCATCAGCATAGCTCTTTAGCCGGCACGATTGAATATATCGATTGGACACATGACTTTATCTCTTCGCTCAAAGACAATCTCAACGCCTTGATCAAAGAGACCTCACAATATCAACAGGTAGCGACGAGCTCTGTCGACTCACTTCTTGATGAGGCGAGGAAAATGCTGATGCAGCCCATATCCACGGTGCTCGATTCATTTCCCCGAATGATCCGCGACATTTCCCTGTCTCAGGGTAAAACCGTCCGATTTGAGACTGCTGGCGCTGATATCGAGGTAGACAGGCGCATTTTGGAAGAGATGAAAGATCCCCTGATCCATCTGATCCGTAACAGCATCGATCATGGTATTGAATTGCCCGCCGTTCGCGAGAGTGCAGGAAAAAAAGCGAGTGGGACCATCTTCGTCAGGGCTACAGAAACGGGCGGCAACTCCATGGAGCTTGTCATCACAGACGACGGACAGGGAATTGACATTGCCAAGGTTAAGGAGTCGGCGATCAGGCAGGGAGTTTTGACCGAAGAGGAAGCGGTCACATTGATTGATCAGGAATGCTTGAAGTTGATTTTTGGATCGGGCGTCTCGACTGCTCCCATCATCACCGACTTGTCGGGCCGGGGGGTGGGTCTGGGAATTGTCGCAGATAAAGTCGATAAGCTCGGCGGTCAGCTGTTTGTGGAGACGAAAAAAAATGAGGGTACAACGTTTAGAATAGTCCTTCCCTTGACATTGGCAACTTTCCGGGGGGTGCATTTCAAGCTTGGCGAGGCGAGTTTTATCGTTCCATCGCACAATGTGAAGCAGGTCATCCGCATCAACCCCAAAGATCTTAAAACAGTAGAGAACAGGCAGATCATCAGTTATGAAGGCAAGGCGATAGCTGTCATCTCCCTTGCTGCGCTCCTTGGCCTCGAGACTAAGCGCTCCTCCACCGGTCACCGCATGCTGAACGCCATCATTGTGAAAGCGATGGACAAGATGATTGCCTTTACGGTCGACGAGATCGTCAGTGAACAGGATGTGCTCGTGAAGGGATTGGGCAAGAACTTGAAGAGAGTACGCAATGTGATGGCGGTGTCCCTGACAGATTCTGGACAGGTGATTCCTATTTTGAACCCGCAGGACTTAATCAAATCAAGTACTTCTGCCACTCATGAGATCGGAGTGGAGGCAAAAGATCAGAGAGAGTCCGCCCGAACGATTCTGATCGCGGAGGACTCGATAACATCAAGGATGTTACTGAAGAATATCTTAGAGTCGGCCGGTTACGTTGTTAAAGTGGCAGTTGACGGACTCGAGGCTCTATCGGCATTTAAAATCCAGGACGTCGATTTAATCATCAGCGATGTGGAAATGCCCAGGATGGATGGATTTACTTTAACCACCAAAGTGAGAAGCTTGGAGAAGGGCCGCCAGATACCCATTATTCTTTGCACTTCGCTAGACAGCCCCAAAGACCGGGAACATGGAATGGAAGTGGGGGCGAGTGCCTATTTGGAAAAGAGCCAGTTTACGCAGGGTAACTTGCTCGATATTATCAGGAATTTGATTTAG
- the cheB gene encoding chemotaxis-specific protein-glutamate methyltransferase CheB, with translation MQENKLIKVLIVDDSTVASRFLAHVIESDPKIKVIGFAADGEKALDMLAYLTPDVITMDISMPRLDGFDTTERIMRIKPIPIVMVSGLYASNDLEAAFKAMEAGALAILSRPVSIEDPNYEKMAKSLIGTIKTVAEVKVVTRNHGRGSSSAGKAPLKAKEETSIQAIGIGASLGGPLALEKILSTLPANFPVPLFIVQHISSGFAEGFAKWLQKNSALKIRLPQNEETAKPGFVYVAPDNKHMVVGEKGKIFLKEGKEKEICPSVDRLFQSLSTTYKRDVMGVILTGMGRDGAQGLLEMRKSGALTVSQSEDDCVMYSMPKAAVEIGASQSSMNLDEIAALILKAALGKGNG, from the coding sequence ATGCAGGAAAACAAATTGATCAAAGTCCTCATTGTAGACGACTCTACGGTCGCGAGCCGCTTTCTTGCGCATGTCATCGAAAGCGATCCAAAGATCAAGGTGATCGGGTTTGCCGCTGACGGGGAAAAGGCTCTGGATATGCTTGCCTATCTCACTCCCGATGTTATCACGATGGATATTTCGATGCCCCGCTTAGACGGTTTTGACACCACTGAGAGGATCATGAGAATCAAGCCCATACCCATCGTGATGGTGAGCGGCCTTTATGCTTCAAATGATCTGGAGGCGGCATTCAAAGCGATGGAGGCGGGAGCTCTCGCGATCTTGTCGAGGCCGGTCAGCATAGAGGATCCCAACTACGAAAAGATGGCCAAGTCGCTGATTGGAACAATAAAGACCGTGGCGGAAGTTAAAGTGGTTACAAGGAATCACGGTAGAGGCTCTTCATCGGCAGGGAAAGCTCCCTTGAAGGCAAAGGAAGAAACAAGCATACAGGCTATCGGTATTGGAGCTTCTCTCGGAGGGCCTCTGGCTCTTGAGAAGATACTCTCAACACTTCCCGCCAACTTTCCTGTGCCCCTCTTCATCGTGCAGCATATCTCGTCCGGCTTTGCCGAAGGATTTGCCAAGTGGCTCCAAAAGAACAGTGCCCTCAAAATCCGCCTGCCGCAAAATGAGGAGACGGCAAAGCCGGGATTTGTCTACGTCGCGCCGGATAATAAACATATGGTGGTAGGCGAGAAAGGCAAGATATTTTTAAAAGAGGGCAAGGAGAAGGAGATCTGTCCCTCTGTGGATAGGCTTTTTCAGTCTCTGTCGACTACCTATAAAAGGGATGTTATGGGAGTGATCCTTACGGGAATGGGACGCGATGGGGCGCAGGGGCTGCTTGAAATGCGTAAAAGCGGCGCTTTAACTGTAAGTCAAAGCGAAGATGACTGTGTTATGTACAGTATGCCGAAGGCTGCAGTGGAGATAGGAGCTTCGCAGTCGAGCATGAATCTCGACGAAATTGCAGCGCTGATACTGAAAGCTGCTCTCGGCAAAGGAAATGGGTAA
- a CDS encoding CheR family methyltransferase yields the protein MRTEKKSTIVSEDLLAELSCRLSSQIGIFFPPDQLHVLEKKLGLALHDLGFKDLHELAESFFQRELSPRQIEVLAKHLTIGETYFFRDKQLFSMLREEIFPEIIRRRRLGEKRIRVWSAACATGEEPYSIAILLNEMVPRHEGWAIEIIASDINPAFLKKAKEARYKSWSFRSMSKEVVERYFHQEGNGEFALAPSIASLVEFHQVNLIGGAYGPLNPFFSGFDLILCNNVLIYFSKEQVDATIKRLVGSLADEGWFSVSAVEVPFVSHTHLASVSSHQITVFRKTDGKRSALPPVPLKNKKGAEVKREVPLGKSRPSREPAALPCKCEANDPKEFYESCRSLYNQGLYTEVALQLANALKVHLKAINSLKSHLKELRLLIHALANQGKLREALEWCQIALQAEKMDPEIHYLHATLLQEMKEEEKAMLALRSALYLNPNMIAAHFSIGLIQLKNKEISSGKRQLKNAIRLLQKMSGDELVPGMENVMAKELIATIDRLEKEIAHLYESR from the coding sequence ATGAGGACAGAGAAAAAGAGCACAATCGTTTCAGAGGATCTTTTGGCGGAGCTCAGTTGCCGTTTATCCAGCCAGATTGGGATTTTTTTTCCTCCCGACCAGCTGCATGTCCTTGAGAAGAAACTGGGGTTGGCTCTTCATGATCTTGGATTTAAAGATCTGCATGAACTGGCGGAGTCGTTTTTTCAGAGAGAGCTCAGCCCCCGGCAAATCGAGGTATTGGCGAAGCATTTGACGATTGGCGAGACCTATTTTTTCCGGGATAAGCAGCTCTTTTCGATGCTGCGGGAGGAGATTTTTCCTGAAATTATCCGCCGGCGGCGGCTTGGCGAAAAAAGGATCCGGGTCTGGAGCGCAGCCTGCGCGACAGGCGAAGAGCCCTACTCGATTGCGATCCTTTTAAATGAGATGGTGCCAAGACATGAGGGGTGGGCGATTGAAATCATCGCTTCGGATATCAATCCTGCTTTTTTAAAAAAAGCGAAGGAGGCCCGCTACAAGTCGTGGTCTTTCCGCTCGATGAGCAAAGAAGTAGTTGAGAGATACTTTCACCAGGAGGGAAACGGCGAGTTTGCTCTCGCTCCTTCGATTGCTTCCTTGGTTGAGTTCCATCAAGTTAACTTGATCGGAGGAGCTTATGGCCCTCTCAATCCTTTTTTCAGCGGCTTCGATCTCATTTTGTGCAATAACGTACTCATCTATTTTTCCAAAGAACAGGTGGATGCAACGATCAAAAGACTGGTCGGTTCTTTGGCCGATGAAGGATGGTTTTCTGTTTCCGCTGTCGAAGTGCCCTTTGTTTCCCATACCCACCTTGCCAGTGTCTCCAGCCATCAGATCACTGTATTTAGAAAGACAGATGGAAAACGGTCGGCATTGCCTCCGGTTCCGCTGAAAAATAAAAAAGGTGCTGAAGTCAAGCGCGAAGTGCCCCTCGGCAAAAGCCGTCCGTCAAGAGAGCCGGCAGCTCTTCCGTGCAAGTGTGAGGCGAATGATCCCAAAGAGTTTTATGAAAGCTGCCGGTCCCTCTACAACCAAGGCCTTTATACGGAAGTGGCACTGCAGCTGGCTAATGCGCTGAAAGTTCATCTTAAAGCAATCAATTCGCTGAAGAGTCATCTAAAAGAGCTGCGTCTTCTCATCCATGCGTTAGCTAATCAAGGAAAGTTGAGGGAGGCGCTTGAGTGGTGTCAGATAGCTCTCCAGGCAGAGAAGATGGATCCTGAGATTCACTACCTGCATGCCACCTTGCTGCAGGAAATGAAAGAAGAGGAAAAAGCGATGCTGGCGCTTCGCAGCGCCCTCTATCTCAACCCGAATATGATCGCAGCGCATTTTTCCATCGGACTGATTCAATTGAAAAATAAAGAGATAAGCTCCGGAAAAAGGCAGCTGAAAAATGCGATACGATTGCTCCAAAAGATGAGCGGCGATGAGCTCGTGCCAGGGATGGAGAATGTGATGGCCAAGGAGTTGATAGCTACGATAGACCGCCTGGAGAAAGAGATAGCGCATCTGTATGAGTCAAGATAA
- a CDS encoding hybrid sensor histidine kinase/response regulator: protein MTSLKGTVDCLQTNACYEILVVEDSSTQAMLLKKTLEKHSFAVSLAKDGLDAMDKIAERRPNLIISDIEMPKLNGFDFCRRVKETPVYAAIPVIILTNLSDSSDVIEGIKSGADSFLTKPYTEEILISTIEDVLQNSQVKSEGSANHSLKFVFRGESHRFNANLNQITNLLLSTYSSALEKNKELEQAYQKLNIVHSEVETANRQLQHLNEQKNFFLGMAAHDLRSPLVAIQGYSELLLEKELINSDPDINKMLSRIQRSSEFMLHLVNDLLDFSAIESGKVKLHLQDTDLHTLIEDCIALSSGQASKKVISIYFKSVPNLPPIRSDQEKLEQVVNNLISNAIKYSAPHTEISVTLSRTSDDVLIAVKDQGVGIAPEDIDKLFNPFTKTDSKATQGEKSTGLGLAISKKIILELGGDIWAESQAGKGASFFVRLPLTGNRA, encoded by the coding sequence ATGACTTCACTAAAGGGTACCGTTGACTGTCTGCAAACGAACGCTTGCTATGAGATTTTAGTTGTTGAAGATAGCTCAACGCAAGCAATGCTGCTTAAGAAGACGCTCGAGAAGCACTCTTTTGCTGTGTCTTTGGCAAAAGATGGCCTGGATGCAATGGATAAGATTGCCGAGAGAAGGCCAAATCTGATTATCAGTGATATCGAGATGCCAAAATTGAACGGTTTTGACTTCTGCCGCCGAGTCAAAGAGACGCCTGTTTATGCCGCCATACCGGTTATCATCTTGACAAACCTGTCAGATTCGAGCGACGTCATCGAAGGGATTAAGTCAGGTGCGGACAGTTTTTTGACAAAACCCTATACCGAAGAAATTTTGATCTCCACCATCGAGGATGTGCTTCAAAATAGTCAGGTTAAGTCGGAGGGTTCCGCAAATCATTCTCTTAAGTTCGTGTTCAGAGGAGAGTCCCATCGTTTCAACGCTAATTTGAACCAGATCACCAACTTGCTCCTTTCCACTTATTCAAGCGCTCTTGAAAAGAACAAAGAGCTGGAGCAGGCCTATCAGAAGCTCAACATAGTGCATTCGGAAGTGGAGACGGCGAACAGACAGCTTCAGCACCTTAACGAGCAGAAGAACTTTTTCCTTGGAATGGCCGCTCACGATCTTAGATCGCCGCTGGTTGCCATTCAGGGCTACAGCGAACTGCTGCTTGAGAAGGAGTTGATCAATTCCGATCCCGACATCAATAAGATGCTGAGTCGAATCCAGAGGTCGAGCGAATTCATGCTGCATCTGGTCAATGATCTGCTGGATTTTTCAGCAATCGAGTCTGGCAAGGTCAAACTTCACTTGCAGGATACGGATCTACACACTCTCATCGAGGATTGCATCGCCCTGAGCAGCGGGCAAGCATCTAAAAAAGTAATCAGTATTTATTTCAAATCGGTTCCAAACCTTCCACCCATACGCTCCGATCAGGAGAAACTTGAACAGGTGGTCAATAACTTGATCAGCAACGCCATCAAATATTCCGCGCCGCACACGGAAATTTCAGTCACTCTCTCGAGGACGAGCGATGATGTCCTCATCGCAGTGAAAGATCAGGGTGTGGGCATTGCTCCCGAGGATATCGACAAACTCTTTAATCCCTTCACAAAAACCGATTCTAAGGCGACTCAGGGGGAAAAGAGCACAGGGCTAGGCCTGGCCATCTCAAAAAAGATTATTCTGGAACTGGGCGGAGATATCTGGGCGGAGAGTCAGGCAGGCAAAGGGGCATCATTCTTTGTCCGGCTTCCGCTGACAGGGAATAGGGCTTAA
- a CDS encoding transposase: MKFLAYSFLLSRSRNSDSKSHPEDLSDKEWEQIEPILKANTYRNAGTRCKYARREMLYAIFYLLRTGSSFSPSTQRAKTA, from the coding sequence ATTAAATTTTTAGCATATAGCTTTCTCCTCTCTCGAAGCAGAAACTCTGACTCGAAAAGCCATCCAGAAGATTTATCCGACAAAGAATGGGAGCAAATTGAACCCATATTAAAGGCAAACACCTATCGAAATGCCGGAACCAGGTGCAAATACGCTAGACGGGAAATGCTCTATGCAATTTTCTACCTCCTCCGGACTGGGAGCTCTTTTTCACCTTCGACCCAAAGGGCAAAAACTGCCTGA
- a CDS encoding SpoIIE family protein phosphatase produces MKEKLLVINDDDDVRDVISLFLKSRAFEVLEASDGYQGIEKAALNAPDLILLDVMMPGIDGYQVCRELKKNPATKEIPVIFLSSLNDPKDKITGLESGGVDFVTRVEDKGELLARVQTHLKLAALTNAVKEQNAELIQKQRLLDNDLKMAASIQRSLLPDKKFQSAHMTFAWKCLPCEMIGGDIFNSVPVDESHAAVYILDVSGHGVASAMVTVAISQFIQQFIRSFPKNQGSIMNLPQVITEQMNKEFPYERFNEFFTLFFMVINTETAEVSYCNGGHPPPVILRPEHLFEVMEGNEFAIGIADARYPLHRKKLQKKDKIVLYTDGILECRNSLDEMYGQDRFYTLLEKIKSEEPDNFVHRISVELSEFTLGSPPMDDISLMVIEF; encoded by the coding sequence ATGAAAGAAAAGTTGCTGGTTATCAACGATGACGACGATGTCCGCGACGTGATTTCGCTCTTCCTTAAATCGAGAGCATTTGAAGTGCTGGAAGCATCGGACGGATATCAAGGAATCGAGAAAGCTGCCCTGAACGCCCCCGATCTCATTTTGCTTGATGTGATGATGCCGGGCATCGACGGCTACCAGGTCTGCAGGGAGCTGAAAAAAAATCCGGCCACAAAAGAAATCCCTGTGATCTTCCTCTCTTCTTTGAATGATCCGAAGGATAAGATCACCGGGCTTGAGTCGGGAGGGGTGGACTTTGTGACCCGAGTAGAAGACAAGGGGGAGCTCTTAGCCCGTGTTCAAACACATCTAAAGCTTGCCGCCCTGACAAATGCCGTCAAGGAACAAAATGCCGAACTCATCCAGAAGCAGCGGCTTTTGGACAACGATCTTAAAATGGCAGCCTCCATACAGCGCAGCTTGCTTCCCGACAAAAAGTTCCAATCGGCGCATATGACATTCGCCTGGAAATGCCTTCCCTGTGAGATGATCGGAGGGGATATTTTCAACAGCGTTCCGGTAGATGAGTCCCATGCGGCAGTCTACATCCTGGATGTGAGCGGACATGGCGTAGCCTCGGCGATGGTGACGGTCGCCATCTCGCAGTTCATCCAGCAATTCATCCGTAGCTTTCCCAAGAATCAAGGCTCGATCATGAATCTTCCGCAGGTCATCACGGAACAGATGAATAAGGAATTCCCCTACGAGCGTTTCAACGAGTTCTTCACCCTCTTTTTTATGGTCATCAACACAGAGACAGCAGAGGTGAGCTATTGCAATGGAGGACATCCTCCACCTGTCATCTTACGCCCTGAGCATTTGTTTGAAGTGATGGAAGGCAATGAATTCGCGATCGGAATTGCCGACGCCCGCTACCCGCTGCATCGAAAAAAACTTCAGAAAAAGGATAAAATTGTTCTCTACACCGACGGAATCTTGGAGTGCAGGAACAGCCTCGATGAGATGTACGGCCAAGATCGTTTTTACACTTTACTCGAAAAGATCAAGAGCGAAGAGCCTGACAACTTCGTCCACAGGATCTCCGTCGAGCTGAGTGAATTCACTTTGGGCAGCCCGCCCATGGACGATATCAGCCTGATGGTGATCGAGTTCTAA
- a CDS encoding chemotaxis protein CheW — protein MSQDKRSLILEERAEKLAKSLEEKKPENVADVLKFQLHQEIFAIEIRYVAEVCFLKEFTPLPCTPAFVYGLMNVRRQVFAIIDLAILFGSQKSTSHKPERVIILKGGNHSFAVCTTAILGVESIPFSLIQPPPPTIAESQSVYLKGITTEGVALLDGASLIDSRQLIVDEEIDG, from the coding sequence ATGAGTCAAGATAAACGAAGCTTAATCTTGGAGGAGCGAGCTGAAAAGCTGGCTAAAAGCCTGGAGGAAAAGAAGCCAGAGAACGTCGCTGACGTTTTGAAGTTTCAACTCCACCAAGAAATTTTTGCCATCGAAATTCGGTATGTCGCTGAAGTGTGCTTTTTAAAAGAGTTCACCCCTCTTCCCTGCACTCCCGCGTTTGTCTATGGTTTGATGAATGTCAGAAGGCAGGTGTTTGCCATCATCGACTTGGCGATCCTGTTCGGCTCTCAAAAGAGCACCTCCCATAAACCGGAGCGGGTCATCATTCTAAAGGGTGGAAACCACTCCTTTGCGGTCTGCACCACGGCAATTTTGGGTGTGGAGTCCATCCCGTTTTCTCTCATCCAGCCTCCGCCTCCGACGATAGCCGAGTCGCAGTCCGTCTACCTCAAAGGAATAACGACTGAAGGCGTAGCCCTTTTGGATGGGGCCAGTCTGATCGACTCAAGACAGCTTATTGTGGATGAGGAAATCGATGGATAA
- a CDS encoding methyl-accepting chemotaxis protein, whose product MITIKARLIILAGFMSATILALGFYGWFSLQHALAGQERIYHGGVDATGELYQIGSKINHALFDAVKVYTKTMSWEEGEKSLKNVDESISSSVDAYHKLNLTQEQNSAWGRLAAGIQQVRGELKNLQVIYAKKDYETLEKFLQQAPSVFDPVQDQRILLIQMHLNETAKDFKEEVDEASQAVRVSFFLMAFGTIAGLLSAGLLIKNITDSLNYTINAVNQLAKGDTTVQIETKSKDEIEKLLLAMQRMIATTNLIIEALKAVSSGDLTATVVPRSEKDTLAIAVKDLINKLRQMISKVQSEVKTVVGSSHEIVTSVTQVSSNTAETAAAVTETTTTTEELKQTAHVASEKAQGVLDNAEETLKIVRTSEQSLGSTIADMLQIQEKMRTISESIIKLSENSQAIGAIIDTVNDLAEQSNLLAGKALAVNAAIEAARAGEQGKSFGVVAQEIRNLAEQSKSATIQVRSILNDIQNATSAAVMATEQGSKAVSKGVEQSSETAAAIKNLCFSIETVAQAAKQIALSSQQQLIGIDQVTVAMANINEASGQHVEHMRQIESSVLSLNSVGSTLKEIVEQYKMVV is encoded by the coding sequence ATGATCACAATCAAGGCGCGACTTATTATTCTGGCCGGTTTCATGTCGGCTACGATCCTTGCTCTCGGTTTTTACGGGTGGTTCAGCCTGCAGCATGCGCTTGCGGGGCAAGAGAGAATTTACCATGGGGGGGTCGATGCCACCGGAGAGCTCTACCAGATTGGCAGCAAGATAAATCACGCACTCTTCGATGCCGTCAAAGTTTATACCAAAACGATGAGCTGGGAAGAGGGAGAGAAATCTCTGAAAAATGTCGATGAGAGCATAAGCTCCTCTGTGGATGCGTATCACAAGCTCAATCTTACGCAAGAGCAAAATAGCGCCTGGGGTCGACTTGCGGCAGGGATTCAGCAGGTTCGGGGAGAGCTTAAGAACCTGCAGGTAATTTACGCCAAGAAAGACTATGAAACCTTGGAAAAATTCCTTCAACAGGCCCCTAGCGTTTTCGATCCCGTGCAAGATCAAAGGATTTTGCTCATCCAGATGCATTTGAATGAGACGGCCAAAGACTTCAAAGAAGAAGTCGATGAGGCCTCCCAAGCTGTTAGGGTCTCATTTTTTTTGATGGCTTTCGGAACGATAGCAGGTCTTCTGTCCGCCGGTTTGTTAATTAAAAATATCACCGATTCGTTGAATTACACAATTAACGCCGTGAACCAGCTTGCCAAGGGAGATACAACGGTCCAAATTGAGACAAAGTCCAAAGATGAGATAGAGAAGCTTTTACTCGCGATGCAGAGGATGATTGCGACGACAAACCTTATCATTGAAGCCCTGAAGGCAGTCTCGTCAGGAGATTTGACAGCGACGGTAGTTCCCCGTTCAGAGAAAGATACCCTGGCCATTGCCGTCAAAGATCTGATTAATAAGCTAAGGCAGATGATCAGCAAGGTTCAGTCGGAAGTTAAAACCGTGGTCGGCTCAAGCCATGAGATCGTGACTTCAGTGACTCAAGTCTCCTCCAACACAGCTGAGACGGCGGCTGCCGTCACGGAAACGACAACCACAACAGAGGAGTTGAAGCAAACAGCTCACGTCGCCTCAGAAAAGGCTCAGGGAGTTTTAGACAATGCAGAAGAGACGCTCAAGATTGTCAGGACAAGCGAGCAGTCCCTAGGGTCGACCATCGCAGACATGCTGCAAATCCAAGAAAAGATGCGCACCATTTCTGAGAGCATAATCAAGCTCAGTGAAAACAGTCAGGCAATCGGAGCTATCATCGACACTGTCAACGATCTTGCCGAACAGTCCAATTTGCTGGCTGGGAAAGCCCTGGCTGTCAATGCCGCCATTGAAGCGGCGAGAGCAGGGGAGCAGGGAAAGAGCTTTGGCGTGGTGGCGCAGGAGATCAGAAATTTAGCCGAGCAATCCAAATCGGCGACAATTCAGGTTAGATCGATTCTTAACGACATCCAGAACGCCACAAGCGCCGCCGTCATGGCCACAGAACAGGGGTCGAAGGCTGTTTCGAAAGGTGTCGAACAGTCGTCTGAGACAGCCGCGGCAATCAAAAACCTCTGTTTCAGCATAGAGACGGTGGCACAGGCGGCAAAGCAAATCGCCCTTTCTAGCCAACAACAGCTTATCGGTATTGATCAGGTGACGGTAGCGATGGCAAATATCAATGAAGCGAGCGGACAGCACGTGGAACATATGCGTCAGATCGAAAGCTCTGTACTTTCATTAAATAGCGTGGGAAGCACTTTGAAAGAGATCGTTGAACAATACAAGATGGTAGTATAG
- a CDS encoding chemotaxis protein CheW, with product MDILVFVIDSQQFALELAAVRKVISMVKVTHQPHPKNHMMGIINFHGEVVPVFNCRSLLGLRQKEIELTDQLIICVIADQLSAFWVDRVEEIAQIPNQELSSLQESKSKEDAWRWIVNDLHQVTLLFNLSKLLESDAHRLPAREQLMDARIAKR from the coding sequence ATGGATATTTTAGTCTTTGTGATTGACTCGCAGCAATTTGCCCTTGAGTTAGCGGCTGTGCGCAAAGTCATTTCGATGGTTAAGGTCACGCATCAACCTCATCCTAAGAATCATATGATGGGGATAATCAATTTTCACGGCGAAGTTGTCCCCGTGTTTAACTGCCGGTCTCTTCTGGGGTTGAGACAGAAAGAAATAGAATTGACCGACCAGCTCATTATTTGCGTTATTGCCGATCAGTTGAGTGCTTTTTGGGTGGACAGGGTCGAAGAGATCGCTCAAATTCCGAATCAGGAGCTCTCGTCTCTGCAGGAGTCGAAAAGTAAAGAGGATGCGTGGCGTTGGATAGTGAATGATTTGCATCAGGTCACTTTGCTCTTCAATCTGAGCAAATTGCTTGAATCGGATGCTCATAGGTTACCAGCGCGGGAGCAGCTGATGGATGCAAGGATTGCCAAAAGGTGA